Part of the Streptomyces europaeiscabiei genome is shown below.
GCGGTTCCTGATGCAGCAGGACGGCATCGTCGGCTTCACCCAGGAGGTGCTGTCGGGCGCGCTGCGGGCCATCGTCGGCCGGATGTCCGTGGAGGACGTCATCCGTGACCGGGCCGCGTTCGCCGGTCAGGTCGCCGAGGAGGCCGAGGCCAGCCTGTCGGGGCAGGGCCTCGTGCTGGACGCCTTCCAGATCCAGGACATCACCACCGAGGGCTCCTATCTGGAGGACCTCGGCCGTCCGGAGGCCGCGCGCGCCAAGCAGGAGGCCGACATCGCCGAGGCGGTGGCCCGGCGCGCCGCCGAGCAGGCCCGGCTGAAGGCGGAGGAGGAGATCGCGGTCGCCCAGCGGACCTTCGCCCTCAAGCAGGCCGAGATCAAGGCCGAGACGGATTCGGCCGCCGCCCAGGCGAACGCGGCCGGCCCGCTCGCCGAGGCGGCCCGTCAGCAGGACATCCTCGCCGAGCACGAGAAGGTCGCGGAGCGGCAGGCGGCGTTGAAGGACCGTCAGCTGGACACGGAGGTCCGCAAGCCCGCCGACGCCCAGCGGTACGCGGCCGAACAGGAGGCCGAGGCCCGGCGGGTGGCCCGGGTGAAGCAGGCCGAGGCCGAGCGGCTGGCCGAGATCGCGGGTGCCCAGGCGGAGGCCGAGCGGGCCCGGCTGACCGGTGAGGGCGAGAAGCAGCGGCGTACCGCGCTGGCCGAGGCCGAGGCCGTCGAGGGGCTCAGGCAGGGCGAGTCGGAGCGGGCGCGGCGGGCGGCGATCGCGGAGGCGGTGCGGCTGGAGGGCGAGGCGGAGGCGGCGGCGATCGGCGCGAAGGGCGCGGCCGAGGCCGAGGCGATGAGGCAGAAGGCCGACGCCTTCGGGCGGTACGGCGACGCGGCGGTCCTGCAGATGCTCGTCGAGGTGCTGCCCCAGGTCGTCGCCAAGGCGTCCGAACCGCTGTCCGCGGTGGAGAAGATGACCGTCATCTCGACCGACGGCGCCGCCCGCATCCCGCGCGCGGTCGCCGACAACGTCGCCCAGGGGATCGAACTCCTCGGCTCCACCACGGGCGTCGACCTCGCGGAACTCCTGAAGGGACTCTCGCGGGGCGGTGGCAGCGGTGCGACGGCGGGGGAGCGGTCGGGGGAGGGGTCGGGGGAGCGGTCCACGCGGCACGGTGACAACGGAAAGGTCGAGATCGGCGAGTGACAGGATGAGCCCGAGGTAAAGGGAAATGGGTAGCGCTTTACCTATTGTGTGATTTCACCTTTTCGGATTGCGCTAGAATCCTTTACCAAGCGCTGACGCTCTGGTGAGCGCTTATTTGCTCATTCGTTCGAGTGGTGGTCGGTGGTGTGGCCGACGGCGTGTTGGGGGGCGTGACATGGGTCGAGTAATCCGCGTGCGCGTCGTGAACGCCGCTCGCGACGCCGTACCCGATACCGGCCGCGCCGCGGGCCCGGGCGACCGCCGCGCCCGCTGACGCTCTCGCGGCCGTAGCAGAGTTCGTCGACTGTCCGATGCCCTCGGGCGGTCGACGTCCCGTCATGTCATGCGACCGAGCCCTGCGGGAAACCCGCGCGCCCGTACGACACCGACGGCCCCGCCCGACCGGTGTGCCGGGCTCCGCCGCCCGCATCCGCATCCGCGGTCGTAGCCGCACGGACCAGCGCACCCGCACCCGCCGGCGCACTCGAACCCGGACCCGCACCCGAACCCGCACCAGGCACAGACGCCGTCACCGCACTCGTCAACGGAGGACAGACGCCCGTGCACAACACCACCGCCATGCTCATCGAACTCGGGGCGATCATTCTCGCCCTGGGTCTGCTGGGCCGCCTCGCCGGACGGGTGGGCTTCTCACCCATACCCCTCTATCTACTTGCCGGGCTCGCCTTCGGCCAGGGCGGCATACTCCCCCTGCAGGCCAGCGAGGAGTTCGTCGCCACCGGCGCCGAGATCGGCGTCATACTCCTGCTGCTCCTGCTCGGCCTGGAGTACAGCGCCTCCGAACTCGTCACCAACCTCAAGACCCAGTACCCCTCCGGCGCGGTCGACTTCGTCCTCAACGCCGCCCCCGGCGCCGCGATGGCGCTGCTGCTCGGCTGGGGCCCGGTCGCCGCCGTCGCCCTCGCCGGTGTCACCTGGATCTCCTCCTCCGGCGTCATCGCCAAGGTCCTCGGCGACCTGCGCCGCCTCGGCAACCGCGAGACCCCGGTCGTGCTGGGCGTCCTGGTCCTCGAAGACCTCTCCATGGCCGTCTACCTGCCGATCCTCACCGCCCTCCTCGCCGGGGTGAGCCTGGCGGGCGGCGCCCTCACCCTCCTGATCGCCCTGGGCACCGTGGGCGCCGTCCTCTATGTCGCCCTGCGCCACGGCCGGCTGATCAGCCGTGCCGTGTCCTCCGACAACGCCGAGATGCTCCTCCTGGTCGTCCTCGGCCTCACTCTCGTCGTCGCCGGGGTCGCCCAGCACCTCCAGGTCTCGGCCGCCGTGGGCGCGTTCCTGGTCGGCATCGCGCTGTCCGGTGAGGTCGCCGAGGGTGCCAGCAGCATCCTCAGCCCGCTGCGGGACCTGTTCGCCGCGGTGTTCTTCGTCTTCTTCGGCCTGCACACCGACCCCGCCGACATTCCGCCCGTCCTCCTCCCGGCCCTCGCCCTGGCCGCCGTCACCACCCTCACGAAGATCGCCACCGGTTACTGGGCGGCCCGGCGGGCCGGGATCTCTGCCAAGGGCCGCTGGCGGGCGGGCGGAACGCTGGTCGCCCGGGGCGAGTTCTCCATCGTCATCGCGGGCCTCGCCGTCGGCGTCGAGCCCCGCGTCGGCCCTCTCGCGACGGCGTACGTCCTCATCCTGGTCGTCCTCGGCCCCCTCACCGCCCGCTGGACCGAGCCCCTCGCCACCCGGCTCACCCGCCGTGCTTCGGCCACGCCCCGACGGACACCGCCGGCGCGGCCCGACCTGAACCCCGAGCCCACCACCGAGGCCGTGCACGCGAAGGTCTGAGGAGGCTGTGCAGGGGCGCGACCGAGTCGGGGCGACGCGGCGCCGGGCGACCCCGGCCCACTTCGCGCGGCGCCACGGCCACCGGAACCCGATCGCCCTCGAACCGATCGCCCTCGAACCGAACGGGGAGGACATGAACGGTCAGTACGTGAACGGCAGAAGCGTGAACGACAGAGGAAGCGTGAACGGTGCGAGCGCAGCCGGCCGCAGCGCAGCCGGCCGGAGCGCAGACGGTCGGAGCACAGACGGCCGGAGCGCGGGCGTTCGGAACGCGGCCGGTGAGAGCACGGCCGGCGGGCACCCGGGCGAGGACTTCCTCGACGGATTCGAACAGGTTCTCGCGGACGCCGCACCCACCGGTCGTCGTCTGACGCGCGACGAGATCGAGTCGCGGCGGGCGCTCGGCGCACGGGCGGCGGAAGCCGGGCACGGCTGGCGGTCACTGGTCAGGGCGCACCTCGTGGCCGGCCGGGACAACTGGCCGCGGGCCGCCGACCCGGACAGCGTCCTCGCCGTCATCGAACAGGCCGTGGACGCCTTCGCCGACGGCTACGAGCGCGCCCAGCGGCTCGTGGTCCGCAAGGAGGAGGCCGCCCGCCGGGAGTTCATCGACGACCTCCTCCACGGCCGCGGCGACCCGGGTCAGCTCGCCGCCCGCTCCGAACGGTTCGGGCTGCGGCTGTCCCGCGCGCACGCGGTCGCCGTCGCCGAGGGGCCGGAGAAGTACGACGAGACCGACCCCGTACCCCGGCAGGTGGCGAGCGAACTCTTCGCCCGCTTCGAGAACCGCCGCATCCTGTTCACCACCAAGGACGGCCGGATGGTGTGCATCGCCCCCGGAGACCAGGACGACGTCCTCACCCACTTCGCCAAACGCTCCTACGCCGCCACCGGCCGGGCCCAGGTCGCCATCGGCCGCTCCCGGCCCGGCACGGTCGGCATCGGGCACAGCTACGAGGAGGCCCTCAACGCCCTGGACGTGGCCCAGCGCATGGGCCTGGAAGAGCCGCTGTTGCGCGCCGCCGACCTGCTGGTCTTTCCCGTACTGGCCCGGGACCGGCAGGCACTCGTCGACCTGGTGAGCAGCACGCTCGGCTCCCTGGAGCAGGCGCGCGGCGGGGCCCAGCCCCTGCTCGACACCCTCACCGCGTACTTCGACACCGGTTGCGTGGCCGCCTCGACCGCCCGGCGGCTCTCCCTCAGCGTGCGCGCCCTCACCTACCGGCTGGCCCGCGTCCACACCCTCACCGGCGCCGACCCGACCGACCCCACCGACCGCTACACCCTGCAGACCGCGGTCATCGGCGCCCGTCTCCTCGACTGGCCGACGAGACCCCTGAGTTCCACCGAGGCGTCTCCCTAGCCGCTCGCGGTCAGCCGGCGGCCCGCCACCCTCGCGGCCTCAGATGTCCCGGGAGGGACCAGCAGGCCGCGTGACGTGCTGCGGGTGTCGGCGGTGGGTGCGTGCCTCTCACCTCGGCCGGGTCATCAGACCGGGTCCCATCCGTCCGTGCCGGCCAGGTACTTCTCGGCGGTGTAGCTGGCCGCCTCGGAGTCGCTCATCTGCGGTGAGTTCGGGCCGAAGCCGGTTCCGTCGCCCCAGTTCCAGTACTCCTTGAACCGGGCCGACTGCCAGGGGTAGTCGGGGACCATGTTGGTCCAGGGTTGCGCGTCCTTGATGCCCGCGGCGATCTCGGTCTGCCGGACCACCGCCTGGGGGCTGACCTCCGGGGCGTTCTTCCACGGCCGGCCGAGGTGCATCGTGTCGTTCGGCACACCGGCGGTCGTGATCCTGCTTCTGATGATCAGGATGCCGTACTTCTTCCGGTAGTCGGTGTTGGGCGCCAGCACGGTGCCACCGGGCCATGGGAGCGCCTGGATCGAGGACCGGTCGATCACCGCGGTGGCGTTGCCGAAGATGAAGTCCACGTCGCCCCGGATGAAGCAGCCGACGAAGTACTGCCGGGCCTGGGTCGTGGGCGTCTCTCCCTTGACGAGCAGGGTGTCCTGATGGCTCATGATCGAGACGTTGCGGAAGACCTGCCGGTCCCCCATGGCCGCTACCGCGACGGCCTGCGTCTCGTACGGACTGATCTCGGGGTGCGCGGCGCGGTTGAACGTGTTGCTGATCGTGAGATTCCGGACGGTCAGGTTGGGGGGCCTGAAGGTGGCCACCGCGCTGCCCTGGGTGCCGTACTTCGCGCCGGTCGACGGGTTGATCATCCCGTTGCACCTGGAGTTGTGGATGATGACATCCCCGCGCTTGCCGCTGACGCTCTCGATCGTCAGCCAGCTCTTGCCCTTCGGGACGCTGATGACCTCGTGGTAGACGCCCGTGTCGATGACGATGGTGTTGTCGCCCGAGTTGGGAATGGCGTTGATCGCGTCCTGCACGGTCCAGTAGTCGCCGGTTCCGTCGGCCGCGACGAGCAACGTGGTTTCCGCCAAGAAGCCCCTGCCCCGGCTGTTCTTGTCCGAGTGGTGGGCCATCATGAGCACTCCCGCGAGCGCCGCCGCGGTCTCGTAGACGGCGCCGCCGATTTCGAGTTCGGGCGAGAGGGCGG
Proteins encoded:
- a CDS encoding SPFH domain-containing protein: MSPVVLAVLGVVVLLVLLALVVVTRYKVAGPSEAFIVTGRRGKQATDPDTGRVFTDNSGQKVVVGGGVFVVPFVQQRFTLDLSSRHIPVAVRGAVTLRGIKANLEGVAIVKVGGTEDSIRAAAQRFLMQQDGIVGFTQEVLSGALRAIVGRMSVEDVIRDRAAFAGQVAEEAEASLSGQGLVLDAFQIQDITTEGSYLEDLGRPEAARAKQEADIAEAVARRAAEQARLKAEEEIAVAQRTFALKQAEIKAETDSAAAQANAAGPLAEAARQQDILAEHEKVAERQAALKDRQLDTEVRKPADAQRYAAEQEAEARRVARVKQAEAERLAEIAGAQAEAERARLTGEGEKQRRTALAEAEAVEGLRQGESERARRAAIAEAVRLEGEAEAAAIGAKGAAEAEAMRQKADAFGRYGDAAVLQMLVEVLPQVVAKASEPLSAVEKMTVISTDGAARIPRAVADNVAQGIELLGSTTGVDLAELLKGLSRGGGSGATAGERSGEGSGERSTRHGDNGKVEIGE
- a CDS encoding cation:proton antiporter: MHNTTAMLIELGAIILALGLLGRLAGRVGFSPIPLYLLAGLAFGQGGILPLQASEEFVATGAEIGVILLLLLLGLEYSASELVTNLKTQYPSGAVDFVLNAAPGAAMALLLGWGPVAAVALAGVTWISSSGVIAKVLGDLRRLGNRETPVVLGVLVLEDLSMAVYLPILTALLAGVSLAGGALTLLIALGTVGAVLYVALRHGRLISRAVSSDNAEMLLLVVLGLTLVVAGVAQHLQVSAAVGAFLVGIALSGEVAEGASSILSPLRDLFAAVFFVFFGLHTDPADIPPVLLPALALAAVTTLTKIATGYWAARRAGISAKGRWRAGGTLVARGEFSIVIAGLAVGVEPRVGPLATAYVLILVVLGPLTARWTEPLATRLTRRASATPRRTPPARPDLNPEPTTEAVHAKV
- a CDS encoding pectinesterase family protein, coding for MTTETQGQLPRRSFLATAIAVAAGSMLAGGTVVAGAGRASAADGADVTWRITSEAADARTGYANMIRGINQAISSHRVRPSDGNGDPTGRPVYVTDSEGRNSYITVDLHAEDRPAMIRVFMRRSDTYVMGWRSGTENADGSVAWRTFYHLESDITLPGARRPVRDSTGREIAGNTNSRWEGLANYSDLAQQGATRDGMEITPASLHASVMNLWDSGEFIRAPVGARSILQIIVALAEASRFRNQAAATAVAFGQGQPYIVTAQHMAQHNNWSLMSAALLGAVLVASAALSPELEIGGAVYETAAALAGVLMMAHHSDKNSRGRGFLAETTLLVAADGTGDYWTVQDAINAIPNSGDNTIVIDTGVYHEVISVPKGKSWLTIESVSGKRGDVIIHNSRCNGMINPSTGAKYGTQGSAVATFRPPNLTVRNLTISNTFNRAAHPEISPYETQAVAVAAMGDRQVFRNVSIMSHQDTLLVKGETPTTQARQYFVGCFIRGDVDFIFGNATAVIDRSSIQALPWPGGTVLAPNTDYRKKYGILIIRSRITTAGVPNDTMHLGRPWKNAPEVSPQAVVRQTEIAAGIKDAQPWTNMVPDYPWQSARFKEYWNWGDGTGFGPNSPQMSDSEAASYTAEKYLAGTDGWDPV